One genomic segment of Streptomyces sp. RerS4 includes these proteins:
- a CDS encoding Hsp20/alpha crystallin family protein, producing MLMRTDPFRELDRMAQQLMGTTGTWSKPSVMPMDAYREGDTYVIAFDVPGVDADAIDIDVERNQLTVKAERRPTTKGDNVQMELSERPLGVFSRQIMLADTLDSENITADYDAGVLTLRIPIAERAKSRKVAIGTAGDRKQISG from the coding sequence ATGTTGATGCGCACTGACCCGTTCCGCGAACTCGACCGGATGGCCCAGCAGCTCATGGGTACGACGGGGACCTGGTCGAAGCCGTCCGTCATGCCGATGGACGCCTACCGCGAGGGCGACACGTACGTGATCGCTTTCGACGTGCCCGGAGTGGACGCGGACGCGATCGACATCGACGTCGAACGCAACCAGCTGACCGTCAAGGCCGAACGACGCCCCACGACCAAGGGCGATAACGTCCAGATGGAGCTCTCCGAGCGGCCGCTCGGTGTCTTCTCGCGCCAGATCATGCTGGCCGACACGCTCGACTCCGAGAACATCACCGCCGACTACGACGCGGGTGTCCTGACCCTGCGCATCCCCATCGCCGAACGGGCGAAGTCCCGCAAGGTCGCCATTGGCACCGCGGGCGACCGGAAGCAGATCTCCGGCTGA
- a CDS encoding HSP18 transcriptional regulator, whose product MTAAQPSRPSRQPSPGPGPVSFVAAAAALRTIEQALRDAQHPRAEDRSPQSHDGPHPALASLLLLRQVREQLADWESGLIETAREAGASWADLAGPLGVASRQAAERRYLRLRPGAAGATGEQRVQAVRDRRAADRTVTAWARDNAAALRSLAGQITALTDLPATADAQLGELNRALAHHDAAHLVRPLTDTRPHLRPEHPELADRIEDMTRHTDRLRHDSNQQRNQPPDGS is encoded by the coding sequence ATGACCGCAGCCCAGCCCTCCCGCCCGTCCCGCCAACCCAGCCCAGGGCCGGGACCGGTCTCCTTCGTGGCCGCCGCGGCGGCCCTGCGCACCATCGAACAGGCCCTGCGCGACGCACAGCACCCCCGTGCCGAGGACCGCTCCCCCCAGTCACACGACGGGCCGCACCCGGCGCTGGCCTCGCTGCTCCTCCTGCGTCAGGTGCGCGAGCAGCTCGCCGACTGGGAGAGCGGACTGATCGAAACCGCCCGGGAGGCCGGCGCCAGCTGGGCCGATCTCGCCGGACCCCTCGGCGTCGCCAGCCGCCAGGCCGCCGAACGCCGCTACCTGCGGCTGCGCCCCGGAGCCGCCGGCGCCACCGGAGAGCAACGGGTCCAGGCCGTACGCGACCGCCGCGCCGCCGACCGCACCGTCACCGCCTGGGCCCGGGACAACGCCGCCGCCCTGCGCAGCCTCGCCGGACAGATCACCGCACTCACCGACCTCCCCGCCACCGCGGACGCGCAGCTCGGCGAACTGAACCGGGCCCTCGCCCACCACGACGCCGCCCACCTCGTCCGCCCCCTCACGGACACCCGCCCCCACCTGCGGCCCGAGCACCCCGAGCTCGCCGACCGCATCGAGGACATGACCCGCCACACCGACCGGCTCCGCCACGACAGCAACCAGCAGCGCAACCAGCCCCCGGACGGCTCCTGA
- a CDS encoding STAS domain-containing protein gives MHATPDERPTSPGTAFSGTGVVTLTTTRADGRLTVAVTGEIDIATAPLLSEALHTALADGVARVEADFRGVSFCDLSGLNALLRARRAAAARGHSLHVTGVASPQVRKLFEMTGTTAMIAPPPPDTPAASG, from the coding sequence ATGCACGCGACACCCGACGAGCGCCCGACGAGCCCGGGGACGGCGTTCTCCGGCACGGGCGTCGTCACGCTCACCACCACCCGGGCCGATGGCCGCCTCACCGTGGCGGTCACCGGAGAGATCGACATCGCGACGGCGCCACTGCTGTCCGAAGCCCTGCACACCGCGCTCGCCGATGGCGTGGCCCGGGTCGAAGCGGACTTCCGCGGGGTGTCCTTCTGCGACCTCTCCGGCCTCAACGCACTCCTGCGGGCCCGACGAGCGGCCGCCGCCCGAGGGCACTCCCTCCACGTCACCGGAGTGGCCTCGCCCCAGGTCCGCAAACTCTTCGAGATGACCGGAACGACCGCCATGATCGCCCCGCCCCCACCCGACACCCCCGCAGCGTCCGGGTAG
- a CDS encoding SDR family NAD(P)-dependent oxidoreductase, with the protein MNDIRPLAMVTGASSGIGFELARQLAERGFDLVINAEDHDRLRAAARRIRQEAGTSVEAVPADLRRYDEAERFYDTVTATGRPVAVAVLNAGVGQGGAFVDTDLADDLEIVDLNVRSTVHLAKRVLRDMAADGEGHVLVTSSIASTVPGSFQAVYNASKSFLQSFAQALRNELKETGVTVTALMPGPTETDFFRRADMEDTKVGRQDKDDPAQVARQGLDALFAGKDKIVAGSLKTRAQGLVNKVLPDRTKAQAHRRMAEPGSGEGSGDASRVEGRP; encoded by the coding sequence ATGAACGACATCAGACCCCTCGCGATGGTGACCGGAGCGTCCAGTGGCATCGGATTCGAACTCGCGCGGCAACTCGCGGAGCGCGGGTTCGACCTCGTGATCAACGCCGAGGACCACGATCGCCTTCGGGCGGCGGCGCGGCGGATCCGGCAGGAGGCCGGCACCTCGGTCGAAGCCGTCCCGGCGGATCTGCGCCGATACGACGAGGCCGAACGCTTCTACGACACCGTGACCGCCACAGGCCGGCCGGTCGCGGTCGCGGTGCTCAACGCCGGCGTCGGACAGGGCGGGGCCTTCGTCGACACCGACCTCGCGGACGATCTGGAGATCGTCGATCTCAACGTCCGCTCCACGGTGCACTTGGCCAAGCGCGTCCTGCGGGACATGGCCGCGGACGGGGAGGGCCACGTGCTGGTGACCTCGTCGATCGCCTCGACCGTGCCCGGCTCGTTCCAGGCCGTCTACAACGCCTCCAAGTCGTTCCTCCAATCGTTCGCGCAGGCGCTGCGCAACGAACTGAAGGAGACGGGCGTGACCGTGACGGCGCTGATGCCCGGTCCCACGGAGACGGACTTCTTCCGGCGCGCCGACATGGAGGACACCAAGGTCGGCCGACAGGACAAGGACGACCCCGCCCAGGTGGCCCGACAAGGACTGGACGCCCTCTTCGCGGGCAAGGACAAGATCGTCGCAGGTTCCCTGAAGACCAGGGCCCAGGGGCTGGTGAACAAGGTGCTGCCGGACAGGACCAAGGCGCAAGCGCACCGGAGAATGGCAGAACCCGGCTCCGGCGAGGGGTCCGGCGACGCATCCCGGGTGGAAGGGCGGCCGTAG
- a CDS encoding isochorismatase family cysteine hydrolase produces MDRTAALIVIDMINTYEHEDADTLAPSVRTALPGIRLLLDRARSERVPAIYVNDNFGQWRSHHGEILRAALSGRYADLVEPIAPDGDALFVVKARHSAFFETPLGYLLDQLGVGRVVLCGQVTEQCVLYSALDAHIRHLDVAVAADAVAHIDARLAEAALEMMRRNMAADVRPGPDLSFDAPPPAARS; encoded by the coding sequence ATGGACCGTACGGCGGCCCTCATCGTGATCGACATGATCAACACCTACGAACACGAGGACGCGGACACCCTCGCCCCGTCGGTCCGCACCGCCCTTCCGGGTATCCGTCTGCTGCTGGACCGAGCCCGGTCGGAACGGGTGCCGGCGATCTACGTCAACGACAACTTCGGCCAGTGGCGCTCGCACCACGGCGAGATCCTCCGAGCCGCCCTGTCCGGCCGGTACGCGGACCTGGTGGAGCCGATCGCCCCCGACGGGGACGCGCTGTTCGTCGTCAAGGCGAGGCACTCGGCCTTCTTCGAAACGCCTCTGGGCTACCTCCTGGACCAGCTCGGAGTGGGGCGGGTCGTCCTGTGCGGACAGGTGACCGAGCAGTGCGTGCTGTATTCCGCGCTGGACGCCCACATCCGCCACCTCGACGTCGCGGTCGCCGCCGACGCGGTCGCCCACATCGACGCGCGCCTCGCCGAGGCGGCCCTGGAGATGATGCGGCGCAACATGGCGGCCGACGTCCGGCCAGGGCCTGATCTCTCGTTCGACGCCCCACCACCCGCCGCTCGAAGCTGA
- a CDS encoding zinc-dependent alcohol dehydrogenase, with protein MRALTWHGKRDVRVETVPDPMIQDRDDVIVKITTTGLCGSDLHLYEVLGPFLDPGDILGHEPMGVVEEVGPDVTALKPGDRVVIPFNISCGTCFMCGQGLHSQCETTQVHEYGTGASLFGYTKLYGQVPGGQAQYLRVPFGDRLPVRVPEGPADDRFVYLSDVLPTAWQAVEYAAVPPGGSVAVLGLGPIGDMSCRIAAHRGAGTVIGIDLVPERLERVRRRGIHTLDLQEYGDGLADAVRGLTGGRGPDAVIDAVGMEAHGSRVAAAAQGMTTLLPDALAAAMMKRAGVDRLSALQTAIDLVRRGGTISVCGVYGGAADPLPLLTMFDKQLQLRMGQANVHRWVPEILPLLTDGDPLGVDDFATHRLPLEEAPAAYDMFQKKRDGAVKVLFTP; from the coding sequence ATGAGGGCACTGACGTGGCACGGCAAGCGCGACGTGCGGGTCGAGACGGTTCCCGATCCCATGATCCAGGACCGCGACGACGTGATCGTCAAGATCACCACCACCGGTCTGTGCGGCTCCGACCTCCACCTCTACGAGGTCCTCGGCCCCTTCCTCGACCCCGGCGACATCCTGGGCCACGAGCCCATGGGAGTCGTGGAAGAGGTGGGCCCCGACGTCACGGCCCTGAAGCCGGGCGACCGGGTGGTCATCCCCTTCAACATCTCCTGCGGTACGTGCTTCATGTGCGGTCAGGGCCTGCATTCGCAGTGCGAGACGACCCAGGTCCACGAGTACGGCACCGGCGCCTCGCTCTTCGGCTACACCAAGCTCTACGGGCAGGTGCCCGGCGGTCAGGCACAGTACCTGCGCGTTCCGTTCGGCGACAGGCTGCCGGTCCGGGTCCCCGAGGGACCGGCCGACGACCGCTTCGTCTACCTGTCCGACGTGCTGCCCACGGCGTGGCAGGCCGTCGAGTACGCGGCCGTACCGCCGGGCGGCAGTGTCGCCGTCCTCGGCCTCGGGCCGATCGGGGACATGAGCTGCCGCATCGCGGCCCACCGGGGCGCCGGCACGGTCATCGGGATCGACCTCGTACCCGAGCGGCTGGAGCGCGTCCGCCGACGCGGGATCCACACACTGGACCTCCAGGAGTACGGCGACGGACTCGCGGACGCCGTGCGCGGCCTCACCGGCGGACGGGGGCCGGACGCCGTCATCGACGCCGTGGGCATGGAAGCCCACGGCAGCCGCGTCGCCGCCGCCGCGCAGGGCATGACCACACTCCTGCCGGACGCACTCGCGGCCGCGATGATGAAACGCGCGGGCGTCGACCGGCTGTCCGCGCTCCAGACGGCGATCGACCTCGTCCGACGCGGCGGCACGATCTCCGTCTGCGGTGTGTACGGAGGCGCGGCCGATCCGCTGCCCCTGCTGACGATGTTCGACAAGCAGCTCCAGCTGCGCATGGGCCAGGCCAATGTCCACCGCTGGGTCCCCGAGATCCTTCCCCTCCTCACCGATGGCGACCCGCTGGGCGTGGACGACTTCGCCACGCACCGGCTGCCCCTGGAGGAGGCGCCGGCCGCGTACGACATGTTCCAGAAGAAGCGGGACGGCGCCGTCAAGGTGCTGTTCACCCCCTGA
- a CDS encoding NAD-dependent epimerase/dehydratase family protein, translating into MGSLPAPAWEHAVVTGGAGFVGSHLCSALLAAGTAVTCVDDFSTGLAGNVAELGDHPGFTLQEADVSQPFTVRRRPDLVLHLASPASPADYLRLPLHTLDAGSLGTRNALDLAHHSGARFLLASTSEVYGDPREHPQNERYWGHVNPVGPRSVYDEAKRFGEALTTAHGSTRGTDTCVVRLFNTYGPRMRGYDGRAVPTFIRQALAGEPLTVTGDGLQTRSLCYVDDTVAGILAAAAHGMSGPVNIGNPSELTMLDLARWIIELTGSASRIAFVERPTDDPALRCPDITLARDKLQWEPLVAAEEGLRRTIAWFRAHPDG; encoded by the coding sequence ATGGGTTCCCTTCCGGCACCGGCCTGGGAGCACGCAGTGGTGACGGGCGGTGCGGGCTTCGTCGGCTCGCACCTGTGCTCCGCACTGCTCGCCGCGGGTACCGCGGTCACCTGCGTCGACGACTTCAGCACGGGCCTGGCCGGGAACGTGGCCGAGCTGGGAGACCACCCCGGATTCACCCTGCAAGAGGCCGACGTGTCCCAGCCGTTCACGGTGCGGCGCAGACCCGACCTCGTGCTCCACCTCGCCTCGCCCGCTTCCCCCGCCGACTACCTCCGACTGCCGCTGCACACGCTCGACGCCGGCAGTCTCGGTACCCGCAACGCCCTGGACCTCGCGCACCACAGCGGTGCCCGCTTCCTCCTCGCCTCCACCTCCGAGGTGTACGGGGACCCGCGGGAGCACCCGCAGAACGAGCGCTACTGGGGACACGTCAACCCCGTGGGGCCCCGCAGCGTCTACGACGAGGCCAAGAGGTTCGGTGAGGCCCTGACCACGGCCCACGGGTCCACGCGGGGCACCGACACCTGCGTCGTGCGGCTGTTCAACACCTACGGGCCGCGCATGCGCGGATACGACGGGCGGGCGGTGCCCACCTTCATCCGGCAGGCCCTGGCCGGCGAGCCGTTGACGGTCACCGGGGACGGACTGCAGACGCGCTCGCTGTGCTACGTCGACGACACCGTCGCGGGCATCCTGGCGGCGGCCGCCCACGGCATGTCGGGGCCGGTGAACATCGGCAACCCGTCCGAGCTCACGATGCTGGACCTGGCCCGCTGGATCATCGAACTGACCGGTTCCGCCTCGCGGATCGCCTTCGTGGAACGGCCCACGGACGACCCCGCCCTGCGCTGCCCCGACATCACGCTGGCCCGCGACAAGCTGCAGTGGGAGCCGCTCGTGGCGGCTGAGGAAGGGCTGCGCCGCACGATCGCCTGGTTCCGCGCCCACCCGGACGGCTGA
- a CDS encoding carbamoyltransferase C-terminal domain-containing protein has translation MRILGINALFHDPAAALVIDGRTVAAAEEERFSRRKHGKRPVPFSAWELPEQAAMWCLRRAGLRPQDLDVVAYSYDPELALPAEVMGLHDPWDHLRQTYAREVPGFLATALPGLDPGIVRFVPHHVAHAASSAFAADGADRSSVLVLDGRGERASHLAARRIGSRLEPLHAQDLPHSLGLVYEELTEHLGFLRSSDEFKVMALASHGTPRLLPELRRYVHPTGDGGFRATGVPWAEFCPPRGADEPWTAAHADVAASAQAVLEETLLDLARWLHGRTHDQVLTLAGGVALNCVANSRIAREGPFSRVWVQPAAGDAGTALGSALYLAAQAGEDPEPMDGADLGRDWSDAELGAWLKTAGVPFERPADIAATVAQALADNAIVAWFQGRSEYGPRALGHRSLLAHPGHEGNLERLNDVKGREQFRPVAPMVLAERAAEIFDGPLPSPYMLFVHDVAADWRERIPAVVHVDGTARIQTVDRAREPLVARMLTEFEKRTGLPVVVNTSLNTAGRPMVDDPRDALECFGSSPVDLLAIGPYAVRRGELFRSGGDS, from the coding sequence ATGCGCATTCTCGGAATCAACGCGCTCTTCCACGACCCCGCCGCCGCCCTCGTCATCGACGGCCGCACCGTCGCCGCCGCCGAGGAGGAGCGGTTCTCGCGGCGCAAGCACGGCAAGCGGCCGGTGCCGTTCTCCGCGTGGGAACTCCCGGAGCAGGCCGCGATGTGGTGCTTGCGCCGCGCCGGGCTCCGTCCCCAGGACCTGGACGTCGTCGCGTACTCCTACGACCCCGAGCTGGCCCTGCCGGCCGAGGTCATGGGCCTGCACGACCCCTGGGACCACCTGCGGCAGACGTACGCCCGCGAGGTCCCGGGCTTCCTGGCGACCGCGCTGCCCGGCCTCGACCCGGGCATCGTCCGCTTCGTCCCCCACCACGTGGCCCACGCCGCCTCCAGCGCCTTCGCCGCCGACGGCGCCGACCGCAGCTCCGTCCTCGTCCTCGACGGACGGGGCGAGCGCGCCTCGCACCTGGCCGCCCGCCGGATCGGCAGCCGGCTGGAGCCCCTGCACGCGCAGGACCTGCCGCACTCGCTGGGACTCGTCTACGAGGAACTCACCGAGCACCTCGGCTTCCTGAGGTCCTCCGACGAGTTCAAGGTGATGGCCCTCGCCTCCCACGGCACCCCGCGACTGCTGCCCGAGCTACGGCGCTACGTCCACCCCACCGGCGACGGCGGGTTCCGCGCCACCGGCGTCCCCTGGGCGGAGTTCTGCCCACCGCGCGGCGCCGACGAGCCCTGGACCGCCGCCCACGCGGACGTCGCCGCCAGTGCCCAGGCCGTACTGGAGGAGACCCTGCTCGACCTGGCGCGCTGGCTGCACGGACGCACCCACGACCAGGTCCTCACCCTGGCCGGCGGCGTCGCCCTCAACTGCGTCGCCAACTCCCGCATCGCCCGCGAGGGCCCCTTCTCGCGCGTGTGGGTGCAGCCCGCGGCGGGCGACGCCGGAACGGCCCTCGGCTCGGCGCTGTACCTCGCCGCCCAAGCGGGGGAGGACCCCGAACCGATGGACGGCGCCGACCTGGGCCGCGACTGGTCCGACGCGGAACTCGGAGCCTGGCTCAAGACGGCGGGCGTGCCCTTCGAGCGCCCGGCGGACATCGCCGCGACCGTCGCGCAGGCCCTCGCCGACAACGCCATCGTCGCCTGGTTCCAAGGGCGCTCCGAATACGGGCCGCGCGCGCTCGGGCACCGCTCCCTCCTGGCGCACCCCGGCCACGAGGGCAACCTGGAACGCCTGAACGACGTCAAGGGGCGCGAGCAGTTCCGGCCGGTGGCCCCCATGGTCCTGGCCGAGCGGGCGGCCGAGATCTTCGACGGGCCCCTGCCCAGCCCGTACATGCTGTTCGTCCACGACGTGGCCGCCGACTGGCGGGAACGCATCCCGGCCGTCGTCCACGTCGACGGGACGGCCCGCATCCAGACGGTCGACCGGGCCCGCGAACCCCTGGTGGCGCGCATGCTCACCGAGTTCGAGAAGCGCACCGGCCTGCCGGTGGTCGTCAACACCAGCCTGAACACCGCAGGGCGCCCGATGGTCGACGATCCCCGGGACGCGCTGGAGTGCTTCGGCTCCTCGCCCGTGGACCTGCTCGCCATCGGCCCGTACGCCGTCCGGCGCGGCGAACTGTTCCGGAGCGGGGGGGACTCGTGA
- a CDS encoding glycosyltransferase: protein MTTAYAVVVPTLGRPSLRACLDALAAATADGTGPSVVVLVHDRAPAAGPPPALYVPPALRPLTTVVAGGGRGPAAARNTGTRAAGAVPWVVFLDDDVVPGPTWGRDLARDLASAARDTAAVTARVDVPLPAGRRPTDWERNTAGLATARWITADMAFRREALEAAGGFDERFRRAFREDADLALRLLDGGWTLAPGTRRTTHPVRPADRWVSVRVQAGNADDVLMSRLHGPDWWARAAAPRGRLPRHLAVTAAAAAAAGCALAGRGRTAAVCATGWLAGTAEFAAARIAPGPRTRSEVATMAVTSVLIPPVAAWHWLRGHLVHRAARPARPTDPPHAAAAAAKQDRSAWVRS from the coding sequence ATGACGACGGCGTACGCGGTCGTCGTCCCGACCCTCGGCCGGCCCAGCCTCCGGGCCTGCCTGGACGCCCTGGCCGCGGCCACGGCCGACGGCACCGGGCCCAGCGTCGTCGTCCTCGTCCACGACCGGGCGCCGGCCGCGGGCCCGCCCCCGGCCCTCTACGTGCCGCCGGCCCTGCGCCCGCTGACCACCGTCGTGGCCGGCGGCGGCCGCGGGCCCGCCGCCGCCCGCAACACCGGAACCCGAGCCGCCGGAGCGGTGCCTTGGGTCGTGTTCCTGGACGACGACGTGGTACCCGGCCCCACCTGGGGCCGTGACCTGGCCCGTGACCTGGCCTCGGCGGCCCGCGACACCGCCGCCGTCACCGCCCGCGTCGACGTCCCGCTGCCGGCCGGACGCCGCCCCACCGACTGGGAGCGCAACACCGCCGGACTGGCCACCGCCCGCTGGATCACCGCCGACATGGCCTTCCGTCGCGAGGCCCTGGAGGCCGCCGGCGGCTTCGACGAACGCTTCCGGCGCGCCTTCCGCGAAGACGCCGACCTCGCCCTGCGCCTCCTCGACGGCGGATGGACCCTCGCCCCCGGCACCCGGCGCACCACCCATCCGGTCCGGCCCGCCGACCGCTGGGTCTCCGTACGCGTCCAGGCGGGCAACGCCGACGACGTACTGATGAGCCGCCTGCACGGACCCGACTGGTGGGCGCGGGCCGCCGCCCCCCGAGGCCGGCTGCCGCGCCACCTCGCGGTCACCGCCGCGGCGGCCGCCGCGGCGGGCTGCGCGCTCGCCGGACGGGGACGTACCGCCGCCGTGTGCGCGACGGGCTGGCTCGCGGGAACCGCCGAGTTCGCCGCGGCCCGCATCGCGCCCGGTCCACGGACCCGCTCCGAGGTCGCCACCATGGCCGTCACCAGCGTGCTCATCCCGCCCGTCGCCGCCTGGCACTGGCTGCGCGGACACCTCGTGCACCGAGCGGCCCGCCCCGCACGGCCCACCGACCCGCCCCACGCGGCCGCGGCGGCCGCGAAGCAGGACCGGTCGGCGTGGGTGCGGTCATGA